The window TCACCCGAGATCGCCGTTCAGCGCGCGAAGATCCTTGATCGGAAGGCTGCTTCATGCCTGCACCCGCAGCAGCAGCCGATCACCCCGGCCAGGCGTGAGGCGAGATCGTCACCGCTCAGGCCGGGTTGCCGGTCCAGTCGGTGGAGGCGGCCAGGTCCTGCTGAGGCTCGATCTGGGCCAGCCGCTCCCGCAGCGCGGTGGTGACGAAGCGATACGCGTCGCTGCCCAGGACCACCCGCAGCGGTGCCGGTTCCTGAGCGGCACTGTCGATGATCCGGGCGGCCATCTTGGCCGGGTCACCCAGCGGAGGGCGGCTGCGGTCCTTGGCGCCGCGCACCATCGCCGCGGGGGTGCCGTCGTAGGCGCCCATCGGCTGTGCGAGCTGGAGGCTGTCGAACCGGAACTCCGTCCTGGCGCCGCCGGGCTCGACGATCGTGACCCCGATCCCGAACGGAGCCACGTCCCGGGCCGTGCCCTCCATGAAGCCTTCGATGCCCCACTTACCCGCGTGATACAGCGACGCGCCCGGGTTGGTGGCCTGCCCCCCGTAGGAGGAGATCTGGATCAGGCGGCCACCGCCCTGCGCCCGCAGATGCGGCAGCGCCGCCCGCACCACCTGGACCGAGCCCAGCAGGTTCGTGCTCACCTGAGCCACGACCTGCTCGTCGGTCAGTTCCTCGGCCGCACCGAACAAGCCGTAGCCGGCGTTGTTGACCACCACGTCGATCCGGCCCAGCTCGGCGAAAGCCCGGTCCACGACGCCCCGCGCCGCCGGTAGATCGGCCAGGTCGAGGTGAGCGACCCAGAACTTCTCGCCGTACGCGTCCTGGAGGTCCGCGACCGAACCTGGCCGGCGCACCGTGCCGGCCACCCGATCGCCCCGCGCCAGCAGCTGTTCGGTCATCTGCCGCCCGAAGCCGCTGTTGACCCCGGTGATGAACCACGTTCTCGATGTCATGCCGGTTACGGTCCAGCACCCGCCCCAGGTTCCGGCAGTACCGAGATCTTCCTGGTAGAAACAGGGACAGTCACCAGGAGGATCGAGCGCCTACGGTGGAGGCATGGCGACCAGCAGCGCACTCGGAGACTTCCTGCGCGCCCGGCGCGAACGCGTGCAACCGGCGCAGGTGGGCCTGCCCGGCGGCGGGATCCGCCGCACCCCCGGGCTCCGTCGTGAAGAGGTTGCCATGCTCGCCGGGATCAGCGCGGAGTACTACCTGCGGCTGGAACAGGGCCGCGACCGCACTCCCTCGGCGCAGGTGGTGGACGCGCTGGCCCGGGTGC of the Kineosporia corallincola genome contains:
- a CDS encoding SDR family oxidoreductase, whose protein sequence is MTSRTWFITGVNSGFGRQMTEQLLARGDRVAGTVRRPGSVADLQDAYGEKFWVAHLDLADLPAARGVVDRAFAELGRIDVVVNNAGYGLFGAAEELTDEQVVAQVSTNLLGSVQVVRAALPHLRAQGGGRLIQISSYGGQATNPGASLYHAGKWGIEGFMEGTARDVAPFGIGVTIVEPGGARTEFRFDSLQLAQPMGAYDGTPAAMVRGAKDRSRPPLGDPAKMAARIIDSAAQEPAPLRVVLGSDAYRFVTTALRERLAQIEPQQDLAASTDWTGNPA